The sequence TGTCTGCTGAATAAGGGGATAGCTTATATACATCAGGCAGTAAATCAGTGCGAAAACAGCGATCGACAAGCCCGTAAGCCATAGCAGTCGGCCACGATACAGGTATCGGGGAAATAGCCAGTGCGCATAGAGTTCATAGGTCAGTATGGTTAAGCAGGAAGTCAATAAGGATATGATCCAGAAATAAGGCTTCTCAGCTGGTTTAAACGTTGGTGCTTCTATGATTGGTGTCAGCCCTAAAATAAGTAGCCAGACTAATCCGCGACGGGCTGTCTGGCGTAGCCAGGAACGATCGGCTGCTCTGTTCATTGGGCGGTTGATTGAGCTAAGTTACGAGGGGCACCTACCCGAGTCAAATCGATACGTAAGGTGACCCGGTAATACTGATCCGTAATATCGTGCTCAATGCTATGATGATCCGGATATAACAAAGCCAGCCGTTTCTTAACATTCGGCAAACCGACGCCCCCCGCCTTTCTGGCAACAACAACGGTTGGCCCCTGACTGATGCTGTTCTCGACCATAAAGAGTAGCGTATCAGCTTCTAAGGCAACTTTCACCAGTACGTAAGACCCTTCGGTACCCGACCGGATTCCATGCTTGAAGGCATTTTCTACGTATGTACCCAGCAGCAATGGAGCAATCAGGTAATCTGCCAGATTCCCACTCACGTCTACGTCTATAAAGAGTCGATCGCCATGCCGGGCCTGTTCAAGCACAATATAGCTTTGAAGGTAGTCGATTTCCTGTTGTACCAATACCTGCGCTGCGCTCGCCGTGTCGAGGTTATAGCGCATAAGTTCAGCCAGGCGCAATACCATATCGGCGGCTCCGTCGTCAGTACCTACCACATGCGAATAAATGCTGTTGAGTGTGTTAAACAGGAAATGGGGACTCACCTGCGCTTTCAGAAAATCCTGTTTTAGAACAGCATTATCACGATCGAGCAATAATCGATTCCGGGTCAACTGGAATTGTTGTTGCCGTAAAACAATCGTGTCTTTAATGACTTTGATCGTTAGAAAAATAAAGGGGGAGAAAATACTAAAAACAAAATTCCACAGAAATACGCGTAGGGATACAAACGGCCCGAACCAGCCGCGCCCATCGAGAAATGTTCGAATTTGGCTAACATAATGAATGGCTTTGGGCTGCGTTGGCTCAACAGCAAGAACAACAGCCCGATTAATGAGGTAAGCCCCCCAGAAACCCAGCATAATCCAGAGTAGCAGCCACCCCAGGCGACGTTTATACAGCAGACGGGGTAGCAACCAGTACCCCATCAAATAGTAAATAAGCAGGTGCTGCGTAAGCAGGTTAACGCTGAACCAGGTGAACGTTGGCCAGTCATTACCGACTGATAATGAGGCCATACTCAGGGCAACGGCAACAATTAAGCTAACGATCAGAATTCGACCGACGCTACGAAAAAAGCGTTGATGTCGAATAAACGTAGCAATCGCCCGGTCGAGTAGATTTTTCACATAAGATTCTCTTTCATGGCTTTCCATACAGACTCCCGGTAGGTGACACCAATTGGTACGCGTTTCCCATCAGTTGTTGTGATCAGATTCCCATCTATTTCCCGAATGGCCCCTTTTCGGACAATGTATGATCGGTTTACACGCAGAAACTGGGCAGATGGCAACATCTCCTCAATTTTTGTCATGGTCATGTGCGTGACAATGGTGCGGGTGGGCAGGTGAATGGTAAGATAATCCTTCATGGCCTCTACAAACACAATTTCTTCCGGTAAGACCTTAATCAGCTTTTTATCTTCTTTGACCAGGAAGAAATTAGCCGGTGCCGGTTGATTAGTAACTGTTTCTGTGGTTCGGCTGGTCGGTTGCGGGTTCAATGAAGGCAGACTGACCATTGGTGCGGCCGAGGGCTGTAGTTTAGTTACGGCTTTGTTGATGGCTCTTAAAAAGCGGTCGAAAGCAACGGGTTTCAGCAAATAATCCAGCACCTCAAGCTCAAAACCTTCTACCGCATATTGCGGAGAAGCCGTTACCATAATAACCTGGGGGCGGGGCAAACTAAGGGATCGGAGAAATTCAATTCCTGTCATTTCGGGCATTTCCACATCGAGCAGGATCAGATCGGGTTGCACCTGTTGTATTTCCCAGAGCGCATCGACGGCATTGTAACTTTGGCCAACCAGTTCCAGAAATGGAACGCGCTGAATAAATTTTTCCAGTACAGCCCGCGCTGGTTGTTCATCATCAATAATAAAGCATTTCAGAGTCAATGCCATAGAATTAGTAGCCAAGTAGCAAGGTAATTCTTAATACTATAAAAAGGATACAAAATTTAGGCTTATTATAAAAATAGACTAGCTAAAATAGCTATAAGTAACTAAATAATCCATAACGGGAATAGAAATCATTTTTCGATCATAACCCACTGGTATTCAGCCTCTACCAGATACATTTATTCCGTGGCCGATACACCCTGATCCCGCAGTAGGGTGTATCGGCCACCGGTCACCAAACAGGTTCAATTTCACAAACAAAGGATCTATTCTAGATCACATTCATCGTCTGTTCCTTGATCTTTTCCAGTTCATCTTTCATCTGTACCACAAACCGCTGAATGGCCGCGTCATTGGCTTTTGACCCTATCGTGTTGATTTCGCGGCCAATTTCCTGCGAAATGAAATTCAATTTTTTGCCGTTTGCCTCTTCGGTAGAAAGCACTTCCAGGAAATAAGCAAGGTGATTCTTGAGCCGGACTTTCTCTTCTGAAATATCGAATTTTTCGACGTAGTAGACCAGTTCCTGCTCAAAGCGATTATGGTCAAATGTTTCGCTGTCCAGAAGCTCTTTCACCGAATTACGCATCCGATCACGTACTGCCGGAATCCGTCGAACGTCCTGCTGTTCAATGTCGTCCAGCCGGTCGGTAATGGTTTGAATGTATTCCTGAAATTTACTTTCCAGCACAGCGCCATCCTGCCGGCGGAATTCATCGCATCGACGAATAGCTGCCTGCACCGCGGCCAGCACCGTATTCCAGTCCGATACATCAGCCGTTGGATCGGCCGACTCGGTCATGTAAGCATTTGGCTGCTGCAATGCTAATTGAAGCACATCACTGTCAGAAACACTCATCAGCATGCCGTTGGCGGTTTCTTTTATGTCATGAACGTAAGCCGTTACCAATGGCCGGTTAATTGTCACACCCGGTCGTAATCCGCTCGTGCGGGTGAGATTAAGCGATAACTCAACTTTGCCACGCTCCAGCTGTTGGGTCAGCAAGGCCCGCAAGTCAATTTCTTTATCGGAGAACTGCCGGGGAAGGCGGCAATAAATATCTAAAAATTTAGAATTCAGTGTTTTAACTTCAGCCGTTACAGATAAGCTACCAGCTTCTACTGTTGCGTTGCCAAAGCCGGTCATGGATTTAAGCATTTGAAAAGAGTTTAGTACGTGCGGTAGTTAGTTTTGCGATCCTCGGTTCACAGTAAGCCGACGCAGGCAATAAGTAGTGCGCCAGTTTACCGTAAATTCAAACCTGTAAACCAACTACCGTAAATCAACGATTATTTTTCTATGGGTTGCTTTTTAAGTGCATTTTCCTCTAAATCAGCAAACTCCTTTCGCTGACGGGCCACGTCAACAGCCGTGTAAATAGCCTGTAACATCGATGTCTCATCAGCCAGATTTTTACCCGCAATATCATAGGCGGTTCCATGGTCGGGGGAGGTTCTGACAACAGGCATTCCAGCCGTAAAGTTTACCCCATCCTCAAAGGCAATAGCCTTGAACGGAATTAACCCCTGATCATGATACATAGCCAATACGGCGTCGAACTTGGTATAGCCCCTTGTTCCGAAGAAACCATCGGCTGGGTAGGGGCCAAACACCAACTGGCCTTTATTACGCCATTCGGCAATAAGTGGCTTAATTACTTCCTGTTCTTCATTGCCCAGTAAACCTTCTTCCCCAGCATGTGGATTGAGGCCCAGTACCGCAATTTTCGGTTTTTCAATGCCAAAATCCTGTTTGAGCGATTGCATCATCAGGGTTAACTTTTGCGCAATTCGCTCCCTCGTTACGTTCTGCCGAACACGACCAAGGGGAACGTGTCCCGTTACAACACCGACCCGAAGCCGTTCGCTGACCAGAAACATCAGATTGTCCTGAACACCAAACTCCTGCGCCAGATATTCAGTATGGCCCGGAAATTTAAATTCTTCCGACTGGATGTTGTATTTATTGATCGGCGCGGTTACGAGGGCATCCAGCTTACCATCTTTCAGGTCGTCGACGGCGCGTTGCAGGCAGGCCAGCGCGGCTTGTCCGGCATCGGCCGTTACCTGACCGGGCTGAATGTCCTGATTCTGATCGGGCCAGCACGTAATGACGTTCGTCATTTTGTGGCTGATTTGCCCAATCGTCGGTGCTCCGTTCAGGTTCCAGTCTTTCAGATTCAGCAGATTACGGTATCGATTCAAAACCCGCATCGACCCGTAGATAACGGGCGTACAGATTTTTTGCAGCCGATTGTATTGCAGAGCTTTCAGAATTACCTCCGGACCAATGCCATTGTAATCTCCCAGGCTGATGCCGATAACCAGACGATCCTCACGGCCGACGACACTCCCATCGCGGGGTGTACGATCCTGCAATCCTCCATCCCGGTCCGTACGCCCTATATTTTCGGGCTGATGGCTTTCCTGATTCACTGATTCACGGGGTTCTGACGCATTTCGGTCACGATTTCCATTGGCACGGTCTCTGTCGTTTGGGCGAGAATTGTTACGAGGATTTTGGCCTTCCTCGCGCGATACCCGTTCCTGCGATCCCGCATCACGTGGCCCTCGGTCTGGTGGTCCAGCATCCCGCTCATTGTTGCGGTTGTTCTTTGGATTTTCGTCCCGCTGTCCGCCTGTACGGCCATTTTGCTGGCGATTCTCCCGCTGGTTCTGGTTACGCTGATTCGCATCCCGCTGATTTGCTGAACGTTGGGGCGTTTCACGCTGATCGGCCGATGGCTTTGCATTGGCTGATGGGGGGGTATTGGCTGGCCGATCACCCGATTTTGGGCCGGTTGATTGGGGTGTACGAGCTTCGTTTGGATCGTCGGATTGGCGTTGTTCCATCTACTTTTGTTAGTTTCGCCAACTAGTTTGAAAGGACGTTGGAAACTTGATCTTGATTACTGGACTCATTCAATCCATTCGTTAAGATTCAGCGTCCAATGTCTGTAATTGACGCAAGTTACGAAAACCCCACGGATGTCCCAGAATCAGCGTTCTATTCTCATTGCCGACGAAATGCACCCGTCGCTCTTTGCCATGCTCGATGAGGCAGGCTTTATGTATGACTATCAACCAAAAATCACGAGAGAAGGGCTACTTAATCAGTTAGCTCCTTTCAATGGACTCATTATTCGAAGTAAAACAACGGTAGACGAAGAGATTTTAAGTAAGGCTCCGAATCTGCAATTTATTGGCCGGGCAGGTGCCGGTCTGGATTTAATTGATCTCGATGCAGCTGAACGCCGGAATATTCGCGTGTTTCATGCGGGTGCCGGAAATCGGGATGCGGTGGCCGAACATACGGTTGGTATGCTACTCGGTTTACTGGCCAACATTCTGAAAGCAGACCATGAAGTTCGGCAGGGCATCTGGGACCGTGAAGGCAATCGGGGTTATGAACTGGGGAGTCTGACGGTTGGTCTGGTTGGCTATGGTAATAATGGAAGTGCGACGGCCCGTCGGCTCAGCGGCTTCGGTTGCCGGGTGTTGGCTTATGACAAATACCTGACAAATTACGGCGATGCGTTTGTCCAGGAAGCTACGCTCGAACAAATTATTGCCGAGGCCGACGTGCTTAGTCTTCATGTGCCATTAACCGACGATACACGGATGATGATTAACGATGCGTTCATCGACCAATTTGCCAAACCGTTTTACCTCATCAACATTGCACGGGGCGAAATCACCTCCCTGTCGGCACTGGTTCGCGGCCTGGAAAGTGGTAAAGTGCGGGGAGCGTGCCTAGATGTACTGGAGAATGAAAAATTAGCGAAGCTCACTTCCGAGCAGCAGGCTTCGTTCGATTACCTGCGTCAGTCGAACCGGGTCGTTCTGACCCCTCACATTGCCGGATGGACGCATGAAAGCTATGTCCGAATCAATGAAGTGCTGGTCAAAGATTTGATGAACGTGTAAAACTGAATGGGGTAGTGTCGGACTCTAAAATTGATACTACCCCGGTGTTTATTTATTTTTCGGGCGTAAAATTCGCACTCGTACAGGACGCTCCGGCCTCCGTAGTCAGGCAAATCTGCCCCGCCACAGCCCCCGTTGGAACAGTTACGACTAAAGACCTACCCGAAATTTTGAAGGTAGCGGGTAAAACACCGCCATTGAATTTTACGGCTGTCACGTTCGCCAGATTCTGACCCGTAATGGTTATTTCTTCACCTGCTTTAGCCGTTTTGGGCGTAAAATCGGCAATAGTTGCCAGTCGAAGAACGGTAAATGTATCCGTAAGTACAGACTCATTGGTTGCATTGAGCACTCGAATCGGGCCGGTCTGAGCATCCGATGGTACCAGAATCCATCGCTCCGTATCTTCATTCTTGCCCCCGTCAGCAGCCGGGGTTGTTGTACCGGTAAAGTAAAACTGAGCGTTCAGCAGGAAATTGCCCCGCACAACGACGCGTTCGCCGGAACGTGCCTTGGCCGGAATAAAGTCGGTAATAACCGCTTTTTGCACCACTATCAGCGGCTGACTGGTGGCAGTTCCGGCCCGGTTCGTGACCGTAACCACACCGCTAACCGCATTGGCCGGTATGCTGACAATAATCTGCGAGCCTTCAATACTACTATTGATGGAAACGACCTGTCCACTAACCCGAACTTCTGTTGTCCTGTACAAATACTGCCCGGTTATCGTAATGGGTTGCAGACGCAGCTGGCGGACTGGGGTTATCACCAGATTTGACGGAGCCACGTAAAAGAAGAATGGATCGGCTGCGGTAGCGTTCCCGCCAACACTGGTCACTGAAACCGTTACTTGCCCCGGCGATCCCAGATTCGGCACCGTTGCTTCAAGTTGCGTATCACTGATGACACGGAAGGGAACGGATGCGGTCCCAAACAATACGCTCGATACATCACGTAAATTAAGCCCGGTCAGTATAATTTTATCGCCTGTAATGCCGTCTCGTGCGCTCAGGTTAGCCACAGCTGGCTGCAACACAATTTGTAAGCTATCGGCGCTGGTAGCCACCAGCTTTTCAAATACCGTTACGGTAACTTTACCAGATGTGGCATTTGTTGGGATTACCGTACGGATTTCGGTGTCTTTAATACTTGTCTGATTGCGGTCGGTCGTTAATCCATTGATACGCACCAGACCATCCAGGAGGTTTTGCCCCTGAATAATAAGTTCAGAACCAGGTTTTGCTCTTTTCGTTGATATACTGGTGATTTGCGGTGTCCCGGCTACAATAAATCCAGTGAAGGTTTCTCCGCCTTTGGTCGTAACAACAATATTGAGTGGCCCATGTGGTATTTTTTCCGGCACGACCAGTGTCAGTTTGTTGGCCGTACTGTCTTTAACGATGGGCGGAGTCTGTTCGAACCGAAGTGACTGAATCTGGTTTAAATAGCTGCCGGTTATGACGACTTCTGTTCCCGGCAAACCGTTACTTGGCGTTATCGACGTGATCACAGGTGGTGGCTGCAACACATTGAGTGGCAGGGGGTCTGATGTGCCTTCGCTGGTTTGTACCCTGACCTGCGTAATACCCGGCGCTATCAGCGGCACCGTTACCCGAATGCTTTGTTCCGATGAGCCCAGAATCTGACCAACAACCGCCGAACCGGCTCCCCCAAAGGTGACAACGGGTTCATCGCCGAACTGATAGCCTCCCAGCGTAATCTCCTGACCAACATAGGCTTCCTTGGGCAACAGTGTCGCTAGTTCTGGCGGGGCATTTTTGACACGGCAAGCCGATATCCCGAGTACTAAAAAAAGGAAAGCAAAAACAACGGAAACTAACTTCATAACTGGCAGAGGGCTCTTTCGCCCGGAGCAAACATTCGTTGCGGTGTAGTAAAAGTAGCCAATTTTAGTGTCTAAAAACCATTTCTCGCGAAAGCCTGTTAGGAATAGTGTACAGCAAATACGCTAGCTTTGGCAAGCTGAAAACTCATAAATCGCTAATCCATCGTTAGTTGTACAGTATCCGTTATCTATAAAAACGCGAATGAACTACCGCAGCCTGAAGTCATCAAATTTATTAAAAATTACTACACTCGGCGAACTGAAAGCCGCAGGGTATATTCCCCGACCTATTAAACAGGAATTACGAGAAAATCTGATCGAACGGATACGGGATAAAGAAGTGGTTTTCCCTGGTATCTGGGGTTATGAAGATACCGTCATTCCGGATGTGGAACGCGCTATTTTGTCCATGCACCACATAAACCTACTGGGGTTGCGCGGGCAGGCCAAAACCCGGATCGCCCGGCTGATGGTCAATCTCTTAGATGAGTATATTCCGGTGGTTGCCGGGTCTGAACTCAACGACGATCCGCTCCAGCCCCTATCTCGTTTTGCCCTGGACCTCATTGCCGAAAAAGGTGATCAGGCACCCGTGGCCTGGATGCATCGGAATGGTCGATACACCGAAAAACTCGCTACGCCCGACGTGTCGGTGGCCGACCTTATTGGGGATGTAGATCCGATCAAGGCTGCGACGCTAAAATTACCATACTCGGACGAACGCACCATTCACTTTGGTCTGATTCCCCGCTCCCATCGCTGCATTTTCGTCATTAACGAATTACCTGATCTTCAGGCCCGTATTCAGGTATCGCTCTTTAATATTTTGCAGGAAGGCGATATCCAGATTCGGGGCTTCAAGCTTCGTTTGCCGCTCGATATTCAATTCGTCTTTACGGCCAATCCGGAAGATTATACCAATCGGGGTAGCATCGTAACACCCTTGAAAGATCGGATTGATTCGCAGATTGTGACACACTATCCGAAATCGATTGAAATCGGGAAAAAAATCACAATGCAGGAAGCCGTCGTTAAGACCGAGCAGAAGGGAATGGTGAAAACCAACGATCTCATTGCCGACCTTATCGAACAGATAGCACTCGAAGCCCGCGAAAGCGAATATGTTGATTCGAAGAGTGGCGTATCGGCCCGGATGACCATTTCGGCCTACGAAAATCTCCTGTCTTCGGCCGAACGGCGGGCATTGCTGAACGGCGAAAAAGACACCCACGTCCGCATTGCGGATCTGTATGGGGTTATACCCGCCATTTGTGGTAAAGTTGAGCTGGTTTACGAAGGCGAAGTGGAAGGTCCGGTTATTGTGGCTCAGAATTTGATTGGCAAAGCGGTCCGGAATCAGTTTTTGCAATATTTCCCGAATCCGGAAAAAGCCAAGAAAGACAAACGCGGCAATCCATACAAGAAGATCACCGATTGGTTTGGCGACGGAAACATCATGGAAATTCTGAGCGATCTAACCAATCGTGACTACGAAGCCCGACTGCGCACCATTGACGGCCTGGATGATGTAGTCGATCTGTTCCACGCGCGACTCAGTAAGCCTGAAAAATTATTCATGATGGAATTCGCGCTTCATGGTCTGGCTGAACATTCACTGATCGGCAAAAAAGCGCTTGATACAGGTCAGCAATTTAAAGATCTGTTAGGTTCCATGTTCAACCCCGGCAGTAATTTTGGGGGAGAGGATGAAGACGAGGAAGACGACGACAGCCGGTATTAACTTGTAAGCAATAGGCATTCTACAGTAGGCAGTTAACCAAATCTGCCCACTGTAGAATGCCTATTTGTCTCTAAGTAGTAGAATACTTCCTTCCTTTTGTGGCTTGCCGGAGCCCGTCTGTAACCTGTAGGAATAAACGCCTATGGGCAACTCATGGCCATTTAGCGTACCGTCGAAGGGGGTTGGATAACCTTTGGCGGATTGATAAATCACCTCGCCCCACCGGTTAAAAATGGTAATGACTGCATCAGGAAAAGCTTCGATGCCAGGCAGTGCCAGTACATCGTTCATACCATCGCCGTTGGGTGTAAAGGCATCGGGCACCCAGATCTGATCAATGATCTTAATTCGGACGGAATCTTCGCTAGCGCATCCTAAACTGTCTGATACCTTAACGATGTAGGTAATATCATTCAGGACCGATAGGGCTAATGGGGTCGCAATCGACGGATTATCCAGATACGTAGTTGGCGTCCATTGAAAAAAAACGGCGTTAGTGCTGATTGAAGGTGTCAGCAGAATCGTATTCCCCTTATTCGTGATGATGCTATCGGGCAATTCAATACTGGGCGATTTCCCGACAACAACAGTTCGGGTAACGACCGCATCGGCGCATTCGGGCGATGGCTTGATTGCATACGACAGACGGTGATTACCAATTCCGGCGAGTCGTGGATCGAATTCATTTCCGACAACACCATCGCCGGAAAACGTTCCGCCTGGTGGGCTGGCGTTCAGAGTGATTATTGTCGCATTGGCTTCACAAATGGCAGGTATCGAATCAAATAGAACGTTCAGCGGAGGAATGGCCTCCACAAGAAATGGTTCTGAAACGTGCGAACAGCCACTATCGTCCGTAATCCTGACAACGTAACTTCCCGACGTTCTCGCCTGATACTGCGCACCCGTTGCGCCCTGAATCGGCTGACCGTCTCGTTGCCATGTGTAACTTTTCCCCTTACTACTCTCCAATAGCAGTGAATCTTCCGGGCATAATCGAGGTGAGCCGCTGACCGATCGAATGGAAGCGGGTAGGGCTGGCAAGCGTGCAAGTGAGAGCGTATCGGTCCTGAAAACGCAACCAAAAGCGGTATCCGTTAATACTGCCCAATACGTTCCTTCCTGGCTAACTCGCGCGGTGTCGGCAGTTTGCTGCGTCAACGGTTGTCCATTCTGATACCATTGATAGCGCACAGCCAGGTTTGCCGACGCCTGAAGCCGCACAGAACCATCTACTGCGCAGAGCGATCCGCTTGCCTTTATTGAGCTGGTTAGCGTGGCGGTTTTGACCGTGATATTCGTTGACGTTCCGGGTTTTAAACACTCGTTTTTCGAGTAAACGACAACATTATAACTACCAGGCTCATAGATCGTTAGTGAGGGTTTGTTAGCCGCCTGGATGCTGCTGCCATTCCGATACCACTGGTAGTTCCAGTTCGAATCAACTGTTGTTTGAAGAACAAGTGACCCTCCCTGACAGATCGTTGCTTCCGGTGCTGTCGATGGTTGATTCTCAGCTTTTACAACTGGACTTGGTATAGTTTCGGATGCACAATCGATCACTAAGAACTGAAAATCACGTCTGACTTCACCGAGCTTCTTGCCATTTCGGTATTTCTCGACTTTAACCCCAAACACAAATAAGCCTGCTTGCGTAGCGGTTACTGATAATTCGCCCGTTTTTGGATTAATAGCAAGGGGAGGTGAGCCATGAATGGCATTGGTAGGCCCATAGCCCGGCACCCAGGCAACGCCCGGATAAGGGCCGGGTG comes from Spirosoma aureum and encodes:
- a CDS encoding gliding motility-associated C-terminal domain-containing protein — encoded protein: MCLSIFRVILWLVLMGTSLQVLGAHQVGGQLEMQAIGDIPGHYRIVLTNYFEAGPRADAQAGGGLGVFRKRDNVMLFAFYAKRTGPGEPIVFSNEFCAKLRNLNFITVNFEAEIQLDPSEYSDSQGYYISYQGRNRNVSINNIKKSYDTGFTYYLEFPPLQQSGKPIKYSSPHFPPMTGEYICIGEPFRFPFGATDPDGDQLLYSLVTPLDQKIYTQAISPGPYPGVAWVPGYGPTNAIHGSPPLAINPKTGELSVTATQAGLFVFGVKVEKYRNGKKLGEVRRDFQFLVIDCASETIPSPVVKAENQPSTAPEATICQGGSLVLQTTVDSNWNYQWYRNGSSIQAANKPSLTIYEPGSYNVVVYSKNECLKPGTSTNITVKTATLTSSIKASGSLCAVDGSVRLQASANLAVRYQWYQNGQPLTQQTADTARVSQEGTYWAVLTDTAFGCVFRTDTLSLARLPALPASIRSVSGSPRLCPEDSLLLESSKGKSYTWQRDGQPIQGATGAQYQARTSGSYVVRITDDSGCSHVSEPFLVEAIPPLNVLFDSIPAICEANATIITLNASPPGGTFSGDGVVGNEFDPRLAGIGNHRLSYAIKPSPECADAVVTRTVVVGKSPSIELPDSIITNKGNTILLTPSISTNAVFFQWTPTTYLDNPSIATPLALSVLNDITYIVKVSDSLGCASEDSVRIKIIDQIWVPDAFTPNGDGMNDVLALPGIEAFPDAVITIFNRWGEVIYQSAKGYPTPFDGTLNGHELPIGVYSYRLQTGSGKPQKEGSILLLRDK
- a CDS encoding IPT/TIG domain-containing protein, producing the protein MKLVSVVFAFLFLVLGISACRVKNAPPELATLLPKEAYVGQEITLGGYQFGDEPVVTFGGAGSAVVGQILGSSEQSIRVTVPLIAPGITQVRVQTSEGTSDPLPLNVLQPPPVITSITPSNGLPGTEVVITGSYLNQIQSLRFEQTPPIVKDSTANKLTLVVPEKIPHGPLNIVVTTKGGETFTGFIVAGTPQITSISTKRAKPGSELIIQGQNLLDGLVRINGLTTDRNQTSIKDTEIRTVIPTNATSGKVTVTVFEKLVATSADSLQIVLQPAVANLSARDGITGDKIILTGLNLRDVSSVLFGTASVPFRVISDTQLEATVPNLGSPGQVTVSVTSVGGNATAADPFFFYVAPSNLVITPVRQLRLQPITITGQYLYRTTEVRVSGQVVSINSSIEGSQIIVSIPANAVSGVVTVTNRAGTATSQPLIVVQKAVITDFIPAKARSGERVVVRGNFLLNAQFYFTGTTTPAADGGKNEDTERWILVPSDAQTGPIRVLNATNESVLTDTFTVLRLATIADFTPKTAKAGEEITITGQNLANVTAVKFNGGVLPATFKISGRSLVVTVPTGAVAGQICLTTEAGASCTSANFTPEK
- a CDS encoding YicC/YloC family endoribonuclease — its product is MLKSMTGFGNATVEAGSLSVTAEVKTLNSKFLDIYCRLPRQFSDKEIDLRALLTQQLERGKVELSLNLTRTSGLRPGVTINRPLVTAYVHDIKETANGMLMSVSDSDVLQLALQQPNAYMTESADPTADVSDWNTVLAAVQAAIRRCDEFRRQDGAVLESKFQEYIQTITDRLDDIEQQDVRRIPAVRDRMRNSVKELLDSETFDHNRFEQELVYYVEKFDISEEKVRLKNHLAYFLEVLSTEEANGKKLNFISQEIGREINTIGSKANDAAIQRFVVQMKDELEKIKEQTMNVI
- the pdxA gene encoding 4-hydroxythreonine-4-phosphate dehydrogenase PdxA; its protein translation is MEQRQSDDPNEARTPQSTGPKSGDRPANTPPSANAKPSADQRETPQRSANQRDANQRNQNQRENRQQNGRTGGQRDENPKNNRNNERDAGPPDRGPRDAGSQERVSREEGQNPRNNSRPNDRDRANGNRDRNASEPRESVNQESHQPENIGRTDRDGGLQDRTPRDGSVVGREDRLVIGISLGDYNGIGPEVILKALQYNRLQKICTPVIYGSMRVLNRYRNLLNLKDWNLNGAPTIGQISHKMTNVITCWPDQNQDIQPGQVTADAGQAALACLQRAVDDLKDGKLDALVTAPINKYNIQSEEFKFPGHTEYLAQEFGVQDNLMFLVSERLRVGVVTGHVPLGRVRQNVTRERIAQKLTLMMQSLKQDFGIEKPKIAVLGLNPHAGEEGLLGNEEQEVIKPLIAEWRNKGQLVFGPYPADGFFGTRGYTKFDAVLAMYHDQGLIPFKAIAFEDGVNFTAGMPVVRTSPDHGTAYDIAGKNLADETSMLQAIYTAVDVARQRKEFADLEENALKKQPIEK
- a CDS encoding P-loop NTPase family protein; the encoded protein is MNYRSLKSSNLLKITTLGELKAAGYIPRPIKQELRENLIERIRDKEVVFPGIWGYEDTVIPDVERAILSMHHINLLGLRGQAKTRIARLMVNLLDEYIPVVAGSELNDDPLQPLSRFALDLIAEKGDQAPVAWMHRNGRYTEKLATPDVSVADLIGDVDPIKAATLKLPYSDERTIHFGLIPRSHRCIFVINELPDLQARIQVSLFNILQEGDIQIRGFKLRLPLDIQFVFTANPEDYTNRGSIVTPLKDRIDSQIVTHYPKSIEIGKKITMQEAVVKTEQKGMVKTNDLIADLIEQIALEARESEYVDSKSGVSARMTISAYENLLSSAERRALLNGEKDTHVRIADLYGVIPAICGKVELVYEGEVEGPVIVAQNLIGKAVRNQFLQYFPNPEKAKKDKRGNPYKKITDWFGDGNIMEILSDLTNRDYEARLRTIDGLDDVVDLFHARLSKPEKLFMMEFALHGLAEHSLIGKKALDTGQQFKDLLGSMFNPGSNFGGEDEDEEDDDSRY
- a CDS encoding sensor histidine kinase, with translation MKNLLDRAIATFIRHQRFFRSVGRILIVSLIVAVALSMASLSVGNDWPTFTWFSVNLLTQHLLIYYLMGYWLLPRLLYKRRLGWLLLWIMLGFWGAYLINRAVVLAVEPTQPKAIHYVSQIRTFLDGRGWFGPFVSLRVFLWNFVFSIFSPFIFLTIKVIKDTIVLRQQQFQLTRNRLLLDRDNAVLKQDFLKAQVSPHFLFNTLNSIYSHVVGTDDGAADMVLRLAELMRYNLDTASAAQVLVQQEIDYLQSYIVLEQARHGDRLFIDVDVSGNLADYLIAPLLLGTYVENAFKHGIRSGTEGSYVLVKVALEADTLLFMVENSISQGPTVVVARKAGGVGLPNVKKRLALLYPDHHSIEHDITDQYYRVTLRIDLTRVGAPRNLAQSTAQ
- a CDS encoding LytR/AlgR family response regulator transcription factor produces the protein MALTLKCFIIDDEQPARAVLEKFIQRVPFLELVGQSYNAVDALWEIQQVQPDLILLDVEMPEMTGIEFLRSLSLPRPQVIMVTASPQYAVEGFELEVLDYLLKPVAFDRFLRAINKAVTKLQPSAAPMVSLPSLNPQPTSRTTETVTNQPAPANFFLVKEDKKLIKVLPEEIVFVEAMKDYLTIHLPTRTIVTHMTMTKIEEMLPSAQFLRVNRSYIVRKGAIREIDGNLITTTDGKRVPIGVTYRESVWKAMKENLM
- a CDS encoding 2-hydroxyacid dehydrogenase; this translates as MSQNQRSILIADEMHPSLFAMLDEAGFMYDYQPKITREGLLNQLAPFNGLIIRSKTTVDEEILSKAPNLQFIGRAGAGLDLIDLDAAERRNIRVFHAGAGNRDAVAEHTVGMLLGLLANILKADHEVRQGIWDREGNRGYELGSLTVGLVGYGNNGSATARRLSGFGCRVLAYDKYLTNYGDAFVQEATLEQIIAEADVLSLHVPLTDDTRMMINDAFIDQFAKPFYLINIARGEITSLSALVRGLESGKVRGACLDVLENEKLAKLTSEQQASFDYLRQSNRVVLTPHIAGWTHESYVRINEVLVKDLMNV